The segment ATTTTTGACTTGCTCTCTATGTCGACATCAGTGAGTTTTACAACATTCTTGATCGAAAAGATGATTCCTAATATTTCAGCTGTAATTGCACTTATTTTTCTTGTTAGGTATCTTTGGATTACAGATAAGAACTCCAATACTTCTAAAAAAGATCCCATTGAAAGAAACAATCGCTAATGATGTTCGACGGACATAAAGACAGTACAGTCGGAGAGCGCAAGCTAATATGGGACGAGGAGAACCGCTTGCTGGCAGTCGATGAGAATGGTTTTGTGAGCAACTATTGGTATGATGCCGATGGTGAGCGCACGGTGAAGACTAGTGGTGAGAACGAAGCGATCTATGTAAACTCCGAGTTCTCGGGTGGCAACACTGGTACGGCACGCTTCTCGCTCTATGTCAGCCCATACTTGGTAGCCGGACAGGGTGGTAGTCTTAAGGATGCAGCAGATCTATCCGACACAGGAGATGTAGTTGATAAGATGAATGTTCGTGGAAAAGAACTGAACGATAACAACAATAATCGCCTTGGACAAAGACTAAGCCATAAAAGTATTATTCCAACTAAAGATGGATGCGTCAGTTTTATTCCTTGTTGACTCAAGTTCTCTTGAGAATATTGAAAGATGCAGTAATCCACCTGACGATTCAAAAACAGATAAGAATTGAAACTCCGAAATGATGAAAAGACTCCTGCTATATACTGTCGTGCTGTTTTCTTTTTCTAGTTATGTAAAAGGCCAAGCGAATGACAGTATAGCTCTGTATAACAATGTCCTTGATTACATTTCAAGAGATCTAAATGTGGATAGAGAAAGCATTGCCGTTTCAAGCGTTATTTACGATCTAGACTCCTTTTTCTATATCCCTGTGGCTGAAAACCAGGAACAAAAGGAAATGCTGATAAAAAGGCAAAACTTCTCCCGAGGTGATTTTCATTCAGATATCCTTGATAGTAACTTCAGAAAGTTGTCAAGCAATAGTAAGTACTGCCTTTTCTTCTCTTACCTTATGGATGGAGTACTTCTAGCAGAGATATACGAGCTTCAAAGAAGATTTACATGTCAAATTGACTACTCTTTTATTGTGGCGACGAGCCTGCGTAGGTATGCCTATATGTTGATCATTAGCAAGGAATACGAAATAGTCAAATCGCACAAGATAGAATTAAATTGAGTCGAACTTAGTTCGCACTTAAACAAGCCACAATTGTCCATTTTTCAATAGTGTCCTAAACGTTTTTGGAGGACGATGGGTGTAAGATAGCTGTCAAAGAGGAGACTATTGACTTTTGCAATAGTCTCAAGAGAGGAATAGAGAGGTGGTTGAGCTTATCGTATCTAATACGTCAGCTCTGTATTTACCTCCTATTCGTGAATTATCGGTACTTTTGTGGCGTTGTATGGTCTAGAGGCACATAGTCAGCGGTTGCCAATCTAGATGCTTAAGGCTAATCTATGCGATATCGTCTACTATTATATATACTACTGATTTGTGGCGGCGGAGGTCTATGGAGCTTCGCAGCGGCACAGGATATCGTGATCACGACTGAGCTGACGCCCTCGACGATTCAGATCGGAGAGTATGCACAGATCAAGATGACTATCCGCACGAATGACCTCGACAATACGCTCCTCGTGATACCCCAAGAGCGGCAGATGGGGCAGGCGGAGATGATTGCCTTTGAGGTGACCGACACGATACCGCTCCAGGGGACAGAGGTGCAGCTGAATGCTCTGATGACCATCACTTCGTTTGCCGAGGGTATGGCGGAGCTACCTGCTTTTGGCGTGACGGTGGGCGGGGAGAGCTACTTCTCCAAGCCGCTCTACCTCAAGGTGACGATGCCCGAGGTAGACACGACGCAACCGCTCAAGTACAACCCGATCAAAGCACCTGTTTCGGTCTCGCTACGCTGGTGGGAGTATCTCCTCCTCGTCCTCATGAACCCCATAACGTGGGTGGTGCTGGGCATCATCATAGTGGTACTCCTCATCTTGTGGTACCGACACTACAAGCGCACACGACCCGAACCCGAGGTGGTCGTGGTGCCACTGACCGCTTTAGAGACTTTCGACCAAAGGCTTGCAGCACTACGTGCACTACCCTTTGACCAGCAAGAGGAGCAGATAGCTTACTACGATGGCTTGATCACCGCCTTGCGAAGCTATCTGACCGAAGGCTTAGGCTTGGAGATAGATGAATTGACCGCTCGCGAACTAGCCCAGCTACTCCAAAAGGCCCCCTACGAAGTGCCTCAGAGTGCGCTAGCGCAATGGGTGATCCACTCAGAGTGGGTACGCTTTGCCGACACCTGGGCGGAGCGTGCGTGGCAAGCCGAAGACGCAACGACCATCTACGAGGTAGTGCATCAACTAGCTAGCAGAAAGGAGGGTAAGTCTCTATGATATGGGTTCACCCTGAGTGGCTCTGGGCGCTCCTACTCCTACCGCTGCTGGTGCTGCTCTACATGCGCTACAACAAGCGTCACCAAGCAAAGCTTTCGCTCTCAGCATACCGTCTTTTGCCTAAGGGGAGCGGGTGGCGGAGCTATCTGCGGGCTTTACCTTTTGCCCTAGAACTACTGGCACTGGCGGCGATGATCTTAGCACTGGCTCGCCCGCAAGACTCCAACCACTGGGAGGAGCGATCGATACAAGGCATCGACCTCGTCCTCGCTATGGACCTCAGTGGCAGTATGCAGGCACTAGACTTAAAGCCGAACCGCTTTGAGGCAGCGCGTGATGTGGCGAGCGAGATGATCGCTGCACGCCCGAATGATAATATAGGTCTGGTGGTTTTCGCGGGGGAGAGCTTTACGCTCTGTCCGCTGACGGTAGACCACAACGTGATCCAGCAGATGCTCGAGACCACCGAGATAGGACAACTGGAGGACGGCACCGCCATAGGACTAGGGCTAGCGACGGCGATCAATACGCTCCGCGGTAGCGACAACAAGAGCAAAGTGATCATCCTCCTGACCGATGGGTCAAACAATGCGGGCGACATAACCCCCTCGATGGCCGCTGAGCTGGCACAGCAGTACGGCATACGTATCTACACGGTGGCAGCGGGAACCAATGGGGTCGCAAAGTTCCCCGTGCAGACAGCCTTCGGCACCGAGTATGTGGAGGCCGATGTGCAGATTGACGAAGGCACGCTACGACACATTGCCGAGCAGACAGGCGGCAAGTACTACCGTGCGACCGACGAGACGAAGCTGCACGAGATCTACAAGGAGATAGACTCACTCGAGAAGTCTCGTCTCACCTCTCGCTCGGTGAGTGCCTACGAAGAGCGCTATATGCTCTTTGCCCTGCTCGCTATCGTGCTCCTTGGCGCTGCTTTCTTATTACGAACCACCTTACTGCGAGCTAACCCATGATACAGTTTGCCTATCCCCTCCTGCTGTGGCTCCTGCTACTCGTACCGCTCCTGCTACTCGTTATGATTGTCGGTCAGAGACGGCGACGCAAGCAGCAGCGACGCTTTGCCACGCCTCAGATGCTACGGCAGATCATGCCCGACCGCTCTGCCAAGCGGGACTGGTGGCGCGCCTCGCTCAAGCTTATCGCCATCGCTCTGCTCTTCGTGGCACTCGCACGTCCACAACTCTACACCCATGCGCCCGTCTCGTCACAGCAGACGATCGGTGTCGACCTAGCCTTCTGCATCGATGTCTCCAACTCGATGGCGGCACGTGACGTCAAGCCCGACCGCATCGGCTTTGCCAAGCAGATTGTGACCCATACGATGCAGGAGTTGGCGGGCTCACGGGTAGCTATGGTCGTCTTCGCTGGAGGCGCTTACATACGTCTGCCACTGACGCCCGACTTGCCGACGGCTCGCACCTTCCTCGCAGACATACAGCCTGGTATGGTCTCCAACCAAGGCACCAATCTAGGACAAGCACTCGAGCGCTCCGCACAGGCCCTCTCAGCACCCTCACGAGCCGGCAAAGCGGTCATCATCCTGACCGATGGCGAGGATCACGAGGGCGGACTCGAAGAGGGCATCGAGCGACTCAAGAAGCAGGAGATCAAGGCTTACGTCGTAACCATCGGACTCCCCGATGGTGCCAACATACCCTTTGGTGAAACGCTCCTCACAGACTCACTCGGTGTGCCTGTACTCTCGAAGCCTAACCCCGAGATCACGGCAGAAATAGCCAACGCTACGGGCGGTCAGAGCTTCGTCGGTAGCAGTCCCCGCGCCATTAGCAACCAGCTGGTTAACCAGCTCCGCACTTTACCCCAAGCCAACCTGAGTGGCGAGGGTGAGCAGATCGAGGAGCTCTATGCGCTCCCCACGCTAGCTGCGCTCCTCTTGCTCCTGCTCGCCAATGGGATCATGCGCCGCAAGAGTCGCTTGTTCAGTCGTATTCAAATCTTTGGTCATCATGATGCGTAAGCTTCTATATATTGTCTTACTCTTGCTCTCTAGCCTGACGCTCATCGGGCAGACCGTACGTCTAGACGCACGGCGGGGTAATAAGAGCTACAATCGGAGCAACTACTCGTCAGCACGTGCCGCTTATCTCTCGTCCGTGGCTCGTGACTCGACCTACGCCCCCGCCCGACTCGGTCTGGGCGACGCTCTCTACATGTCAGGCGACACGGTCGCTGCCGTGCAGATGTGGCAGCGTATAGCGAGCGACAGCAAGGCTGATCCACGCTTGCAGGCCTTAGCATGGCACAACCTGGGCAACCGCTGTATGGACACGCAGCAGTATGACAAAGCGATCGAAGCTTACAAAGAGTCGCTCCGCAGAAACCCTACCGACGATGAGACACGCTACAACTTAGCCTTGGCGATCAAGCTCAACAAGCAGCCCCCACAGCAAGGTGGCGGAGGCGGTGGTGGAGGCTCACAGTCCGATCCGTCGCAGACACCTCCCGACCAGCAGCCCGACCAGCAGCCGCAAGGCAAGGAGCCGGACCTCGACAAGTCACAGGCTGACCGCATCCTCGACGCACTCCGCCAGCAAGAGCAACACACACGCCAGCGCATCAACCAGCGCCAGCCACAGCAAAAGAATCAGAACAAGAAGAACTGGTAATGCTACGCCTACGCACTTCGATACAACGCACTCTCCTGACAGTCATCTGGCTCTGTACCGTCGCCTTTGCAGGCTTGGCACAGCTCACGGTGATCGTCCCCCCGCAGGTTGCCGAGGGAGAGACCTTCCAGTTAGTTTATCGTGCTGCGGGAGCGCACGAGCTAGGGGCTTTCACCGCTCCTCAGATTGCCTCTGGGCTGAAAGTGCTCTACGGTCCTCAACTCAACGTACTGCACAAGATGAGCGGAGGTGTCTCAAAAGAGTACACCACCATCACCTATACGCTACAAGCGACCAAGGCGGGTAGCTACTCCATCAGTGCTGCTCAGCTACGGGTCGGGCAGAAGAGCCTCAAGGCTCTATCCAAGCGCATACAAGTCGCCAAGGCGCAAGGGCTGACGCAGCAGGCTATCGCCTCTGGCGAGTCACTACGAATCGCAGACCGAGATATGTATATGCGTGCCGTCGTCTCCTCGCAGTCGGTCTACACACAGCAGCCCGTCCTCGTATCGCTCTACCTCTACTCCCGCTATGGCAACCTCGCAGGCGTAGACCGCAAGCCGCCCGAGGTGACAGACTTCGTCACCAAGGAGATCCCGCTACAGCACACCAGCCTCACCACAGAGCGCGTCGGTGGCAGGCTCATGTACAAGGCGCTCATCTGGCAGATCCTTGCCTACCCACAGCGTAGTGGCGAGCTAGTCATCCCCTCCTTTGAGTATGACTTCCAGGTATCTGTAAATCGAAAGGTGGATAACGAGGAGGATCTTTTTGCCAATAAAGCTGTCGCAACGGCTCATAAGAAGTTGCACTCGCAACCCTTGAAGTTGACCGTACGACCACTCCCTGAGGGAGCTCCCGAAGGATTCGATCAGTTGGTCGGCTCTTTTCAGATCCAAGGCACGCTCTCCGCGCCCGACCCGACCTACGAGACGGGTCGCGCTATGACCTACCAACTAGATATCAGAGGTCGAGGCAATGTCTCCCTACTCTTAGCTCCAGAGCTAGGCTTGTCCGACAAATTTGAAGTGTACGAGCCGCAACTCATCCGTGACGACCAAAAGGTGCAAAATGGCAATACGGAGGTGCATCGCATCTACGAATATACCATCATACCGCACGCCACGGGACAGCAGACGGTGCCAGCCGTCAGCCTCCCTTACTTCGACCCCGCTACGAATAGCTACCGTACCGCCACCACAGCACCTATCCGTATAAAGGTAGCGCAAGGCTCTAACGATGTGCCACAAGTGGGCAAAGCTGGAGAGGCAAGCAGCTCACAGCGATATACGCCCTACCCTTACGATGCGCCCGCTCCGACCATCGTATGGCACCCCTGGAGTCGTGCCGGATGGGCTTACTGGCTCCTCTACGTGCTCCTGCTCATCGGTGGCGGAGTCGCTTATTGGCTCATACGTAGCGATCAGCGTCTCCGTGCCGACCATGTCGCTTATCATAAGAAGCGCTCCACGCCTATGGCGGAGCAGCAGATCCAGGCGATACGTCAGCTGATCAAGGCGGGGCAGCAGTCGGAGGCTACGGCCCGACTATACGCTGCCATAACGCACTATCTGCAAGATCACTACGCACTCGCCACCTCCAGCCTCACACGGCAGCAGCTAGCGAGTGCACTCAAGCAGCAAGGCGTAGCGGACGCAGAGGTCAACGCGTGGCTCTCCCTCCTCTCAGAGATCGAGCTAGCACGCTATGCGCCACAGCAAGAGGGCGACAGTCTGCCCCGCTGGGTAGACCAGCTAGAGCGACTCATCTCGCAGTCGTGATAACTTCGCAACGAAGCCCTACAAAATACCAAGCCCCCCTCATCACAAGACGAGGGGGGCTTCTTTTGTCTCTCAGCTGTTCGGCTAAACGGTTCCTCCGTTGGAACCGAAAAGTTCCCACGCTGGAACTAAAGAGTTCTTCCCTTGGAACTAAAGAGTTCCTCTCTTGGAACTTTTTAGTTCCAAGAGGAGAACAATTTCTGGAACTCGTATCTATATCAAGTTCAGCACGATACGAACGTACCACAGACGAGTAACGATTTGCTTTCTAAGTTCATACGCAAGTAAAAAGCGAAGTTTTTTCTCGTTTCGCAAGCTCGGTCGACTTCTCTTCGGGTGAACCGCTCGGCGGGGTGGAAGCTCCCACCGTAGGGGCGGACCTGTGTGTCCGCCCGTCCTCACCTGAGCACAGCCTATTCTGCGGGCGGACACGTAGGTCCGCCCCTACACAAGCTACGTCAGCACGACAATTCCATTCATCAAACGCTGTAACCTCGATTTGTAGGGACGCACGGAGAGCGTCTAGTGGGAGGGCGTCCGTTGTAGAACGAAAGTTACAGCATCCTTTCGCTGGTTTGGAGACGGATGCACGACCGTGCGTCCCTACTTTAAGTTTGCAGAGTGAAAAGGAATCGACCCGAGAATAGGTCAGTTGAACGGGTTGTTCTTACCTTTGTTGTAGTAAGGTAAGGACAGCAACCAGAAGGTAATCTATCGTCCCTACGAGGCTTCGAGCCTAAGACTTGTTAGAGACCCTCTGGAGTTCAGCTACTCGAGACTTATTAGAAAGGAAGGCTCAGAGCCTAATTAAAGTAATAGCCTAATGTAGCCTAGCTGCCTTATCAAGATTCAAGTACAAAGTTATGAAATACTACTTTATTGGCATCGACGTTTCCAAAGAAAAATTGGACGCCACCCTGATTCACTACGAATCCGAATCAGACAGCGAGCAACAGCTCGCCTACACCACTGTAGAAAACAACCCTAAGGGATTCAAGAGCCTTGTCTCTTGGAGCAAGAAGAACGCAGGTCGAGGAGTCAAGACCGACGCCATGCTCTTCTGCTGTGAGACTACAGGAGGATACGATCGCGCACTCTGTGACTGGCTCTATGGCAACGGGCTAAACATCTGGCGCGAGAGCGCCCTGCAGATCAAGCGTAGCATGGGTCTGCGCAAAGGCAAGGACGATAAAGCTGACTCGGAGATGATCGCTTACTACGCCTTACGCTTCCGCTCCAAAGCCACTCTCTATAAACCTCTGGACGGGAACATGCGCAACCTACGCGACCTTTTCCTCTACCGGCAGTCACTAGTTGCCGATAGGCAGGCTAAGCTAGTTAGTGCCAAGGAAAAACGGCACATCTCTAGCAAGTCTAAAGCCGACAGCTTCATCTACCGAGATGCCCAAAAGGCTATCGACCTCTTGACCAAAAGCATCAAAGAGTGCGAGCGCCGAATGCTTGAGATCATCAAGGCAGACGAGGAGATGTACCGCAACTACCTGCACCTCATTTCCTGCAAAGGAGTGGGTCTCGTCACCTCCGTCATGCTGATCATCTACACCGACAACTTCAAGACTTGGAGTGCCAAGAAGATGGCTAGCTACTGCGGTATAGCGCCCTTCTACGAGAGCTCTGGGAGCTCAGTCTTTCACAAAGCCAACACAGGAGGCTACAGTAACCGACGGCTAAAAGGAATCTTGACCCAAGCAGCCCGAAGTGCCATAACGCATAACCCAACATTAAGACAATACTACCTACGCATGAAAGCCCAAGGCAAGCCCTACGGGGTTATCCTCAACAATGTCAACAACAAGCTCGTACACATTCTCTTCTCTTTGGTTCTGCACGACTGTGACTTCGAGCTAGACCACGAGACGAAGAGAGCTGCTCGAGCCTAGTCCAAGGGAAGGAAACTCTTCGCTCGGGGAGCGCCTCCGCGGCAAGGGGTGGGAGCCCCCACCCCGCCGAGCGGTTCCCCGCCGAGCAGTCGACCGAGCTCGCGAAACGAGAAAAAACTTCGCATTTTACTTGCATATGAACTTAGAAAGCAAGTCGCTACACGTAGAGCTGTACGACAACGGACGCCCTCCCACTAAATACTTCCGTGCATCCTTACACGGGGTTACTCGTGAGAGTTGTGGCATCTAGTCAACCGTCTCAGATTGTGAATTCTAGCGAAAAGCGGTACCTTTGCTAGCAAATAATTTAGACAGACTAGCATCATGGCTAAGAAAGAGATCAAAGAACTCACACCACGTGACGAAAACTACTCACAGTGGTATCAAGATATTGTCGTAAAGGCCGGGCTGGCAGAGAACTCCTCCGTGCGCGGCTGTATGGTCATCAAGCCCTACGGCTACGGCATCTGGGAGAAGATGCAGCAAGACCTCGATCGTCGATTTAAGGAGACAGGAC is part of the Porphyromonas asaccharolytica DSM 20707 genome and harbors:
- a CDS encoding vWA domain-containing protein, which translates into the protein MIWVHPEWLWALLLLPLLVLLYMRYNKRHQAKLSLSAYRLLPKGSGWRSYLRALPFALELLALAAMILALARPQDSNHWEERSIQGIDLVLAMDLSGSMQALDLKPNRFEAARDVASEMIAARPNDNIGLVVFAGESFTLCPLTVDHNVIQQMLETTEIGQLEDGTAIGLGLATAINTLRGSDNKSKVIILLTDGSNNAGDITPSMAAELAQQYGIRIYTVAAGTNGVAKFPVQTAFGTEYVEADVQIDEGTLRHIAEQTGGKYYRATDETKLHEIYKEIDSLEKSRLTSRSVSAYEERYMLFALLAIVLLGAAFLLRTTLLRANP
- a CDS encoding VWA domain-containing protein, which encodes MIQFAYPLLLWLLLLVPLLLLVMIVGQRRRRKQQRRFATPQMLRQIMPDRSAKRDWWRASLKLIAIALLFVALARPQLYTHAPVSSQQTIGVDLAFCIDVSNSMAARDVKPDRIGFAKQIVTHTMQELAGSRVAMVVFAGGAYIRLPLTPDLPTARTFLADIQPGMVSNQGTNLGQALERSAQALSAPSRAGKAVIILTDGEDHEGGLEEGIERLKKQEIKAYVVTIGLPDGANIPFGETLLTDSLGVPVLSKPNPEITAEIANATGGQSFVGSSPRAISNQLVNQLRTLPQANLSGEGEQIEELYALPTLAALLLLLLANGIMRRKSRLFSRIQIFGHHDA
- a CDS encoding tetratricopeptide repeat protein; translated protein: MMRKLLYIVLLLLSSLTLIGQTVRLDARRGNKSYNRSNYSSARAAYLSSVARDSTYAPARLGLGDALYMSGDTVAAVQMWQRIASDSKADPRLQALAWHNLGNRCMDTQQYDKAIEAYKESLRRNPTDDETRYNLALAIKLNKQPPQQGGGGGGGGSQSDPSQTPPDQQPDQQPQGKEPDLDKSQADRILDALRQQEQHTRQRINQRQPQQKNQNKKNW
- a CDS encoding BatD family protein; amino-acid sequence: MLRLRTSIQRTLLTVIWLCTVAFAGLAQLTVIVPPQVAEGETFQLVYRAAGAHELGAFTAPQIASGLKVLYGPQLNVLHKMSGGVSKEYTTITYTLQATKAGSYSISAAQLRVGQKSLKALSKRIQVAKAQGLTQQAIASGESLRIADRDMYMRAVVSSQSVYTQQPVLVSLYLYSRYGNLAGVDRKPPEVTDFVTKEIPLQHTSLTTERVGGRLMYKALIWQILAYPQRSGELVIPSFEYDFQVSVNRKVDNEEDLFANKAVATAHKKLHSQPLKLTVRPLPEGAPEGFDQLVGSFQIQGTLSAPDPTYETGRAMTYQLDIRGRGNVSLLLAPELGLSDKFEVYEPQLIRDDQKVQNGNTEVHRIYEYTIIPHATGQQTVPAVSLPYFDPATNSYRTATTAPIRIKVAQGSNDVPQVGKAGEASSSQRYTPYPYDAPAPTIVWHPWSRAGWAYWLLYVLLLIGGGVAYWLIRSDQRLRADHVAYHKKRSTPMAEQQIQAIRQLIKAGQQSEATARLYAAITHYLQDHYALATSSLTRQQLASALKQQGVADAEVNAWLSLLSEIELARYAPQQEGDSLPRWVDQLERLISQS
- a CDS encoding IS110 family transposase gives rise to the protein MKYYFIGIDVSKEKLDATLIHYESESDSEQQLAYTTVENNPKGFKSLVSWSKKNAGRGVKTDAMLFCCETTGGYDRALCDWLYGNGLNIWRESALQIKRSMGLRKGKDDKADSEMIAYYALRFRSKATLYKPLDGNMRNLRDLFLYRQSLVADRQAKLVSAKEKRHISSKSKADSFIYRDAQKAIDLLTKSIKECERRMLEIIKADEEMYRNYLHLISCKGVGLVTSVMLIIYTDNFKTWSAKKMASYCGIAPFYESSGSSVFHKANTGGYSNRRLKGILTQAARSAITHNPTLRQYYLRMKAQGKPYGVILNNVNNKLVHILFSLVLHDCDFELDHETKRAARA